The proteins below come from a single Bacillus horti genomic window:
- the asnB gene encoding asparagine synthase (glutamine-hydrolyzing) has product MCGINGILHLNANSSDSSSMDMERLLQGMCNQMIHRGPDDDGIHVDARGGLGFRRLSIIDTEGAHQPLKNEDGTIFLVCNGEIYNYLALRKELEQKGHQLSTQGDAETVLHLYEEYGFDCVNHLRGMFAFIIWDTRTQTLFGARDHFGIKPFYYTYDHERLVCSSELKSIISTKPGKWDIDVQGLYHYLSFQYVPEPRTMIDGVKKLPPGHRLIARGQDVHVERYWKPQFQSVQQDKQALAKKIRATFDESVELHLQSDVPVGCFLSSGVDSTAITAKVSQLKKTHSFSVGFEGNNNELPFSRETAQILKTEHHEWLITEQDYFDALPSCIHYQDDPVADPSAVALNLVSKMASEYVTVVLSGEGADELFGGYRIYQEPDALRYLSWMPDKLKQGMQSLLGNSRSFYGKNYLMRATTPLEQRFIGNAKIFTDDIQNVLGPQLLADLRFLQDAFEWSQQYYQEAAHGDDVTKMQTVDMNLWLPGNILAKGDKMSMAHSLELRVPFLDREMFAVAQSIPTEYKVNRQTTKAILREALSDLVPQHIINRAKLGFPIPIAEWLKGKRGDECLAVIKSSGIDAYINIPFVESLMDKHRRGEGNFARKIWTIYIFAQWYQTYVKQNDQLLVSVG; this is encoded by the coding sequence ATGTGTGGCATTAACGGTATACTTCATTTAAACGCAAACAGCTCAGATTCATCGTCAATGGACATGGAACGCCTTTTACAGGGAATGTGTAACCAAATGATACATAGAGGTCCTGATGACGACGGTATTCATGTTGATGCTAGAGGCGGCCTTGGATTCAGAAGACTATCGATTATTGATACCGAAGGTGCTCACCAGCCTTTAAAAAATGAGGACGGCACGATCTTTCTTGTTTGTAATGGGGAGATCTATAATTATTTAGCTTTGAGAAAAGAACTAGAGCAGAAAGGACACCAGCTCTCTACACAAGGGGATGCTGAGACAGTTCTGCATCTATATGAGGAATACGGCTTTGATTGTGTTAACCATCTGCGGGGCATGTTTGCCTTTATCATTTGGGACACTCGTACACAAACTTTATTTGGAGCTAGGGATCACTTTGGTATTAAGCCATTTTACTATACGTACGATCACGAGAGGCTTGTTTGTTCCTCAGAGCTTAAGAGTATTATCAGTACTAAGCCGGGTAAATGGGATATTGATGTTCAAGGATTATATCACTACTTGAGCTTTCAATATGTTCCTGAGCCAAGAACGATGATAGATGGTGTGAAAAAGCTCCCACCTGGTCACCGCCTTATCGCTAGAGGTCAGGATGTTCACGTAGAGCGCTATTGGAAGCCACAGTTCCAGTCTGTTCAACAGGATAAGCAAGCGCTGGCGAAAAAAATTCGAGCTACATTCGACGAATCTGTTGAGCTTCACCTGCAAAGTGATGTGCCAGTCGGATGCTTTTTATCTAGTGGCGTAGATTCAACAGCTATTACAGCCAAAGTTTCACAGTTAAAGAAAACTCACTCGTTTTCTGTTGGATTCGAAGGAAATAACAACGAGCTACCGTTCTCAAGAGAAACAGCTCAAATTCTTAAAACGGAGCATCATGAGTGGCTAATTACAGAACAAGATTATTTTGATGCCCTGCCTTCCTGTATTCATTATCAGGATGACCCTGTGGCTGACCCGTCTGCTGTTGCCTTAAACCTAGTTTCAAAAATGGCTTCAGAGTACGTAACAGTTGTACTCTCCGGTGAAGGAGCAGATGAACTATTCGGTGGCTATCGGATTTATCAAGAGCCGGACGCTCTGAGATACCTGAGCTGGATGCCAGATAAGCTGAAGCAGGGTATGCAAAGCCTATTAGGAAATAGTCGTTCCTTCTATGGAAAGAATTATCTTATGCGAGCGACAACACCTTTGGAGCAACGCTTTATAGGAAATGCCAAGATCTTCACGGACGATATTCAGAATGTGCTTGGTCCACAGCTTCTTGCCGATTTGCGCTTCTTACAGGACGCCTTTGAATGGAGTCAGCAATATTATCAGGAGGCAGCACACGGAGATGATGTAACTAAAATGCAAACGGTAGATATGAATCTATGGCTTCCAGGAAATATTTTAGCTAAGGGAGATAAGATGTCCATGGCCCATTCTCTTGAGCTAAGGGTTCCTTTCTTAGATCGAGAAATGTTTGCTGTCGCCCAGTCAATCCCGACAGAATATAAGGTGAATCGCCAGACAACAAAAGCTATTTTACGCGAAGCGCTTAGTGATCTTGTCCCACAGCATATCATTAACCGTGCTAAGCTAGGATTTCCTATTCCCATTGCAGAGTGGCTAAAGGGTAAGCGTGGAGACGAGTGTTTAGCCGTGATTAAGTCTAGCGGAATAGATGCCTACATTAATATTCCGTTTGTAGAATCTCTCATGGACAAGCACAGACGAGGAGAAGGAAACTTTGCTCGTAAAATTTGGACCATCTATATATTTGCT